The proteins below come from a single Acidobacteriota bacterium genomic window:
- a CDS encoding rhomboid family intramembrane serine protease — MIPIRDDQPSFTTPFINYLLIALNTLVFLFEVSLSPATRNAFVFQFGVEPIRVLAGLGLAAAHVPDPSALPLFTSMFLHASWLHLIGNMWVLWIFGDNIEDTLGHFGYMVFYLVSGLAASLLHIFLNPNSTVPSVGASGAIAGVMGAYFLLFPAARVLTLVPLIIFFTFVWLPAWIVLGYWFVLQFLSGAATAIAYSSGTRGGGGIAFWAHVGGFVAGIVMIKLLPKRVRQRSRYSY; from the coding sequence ATGATACCGATTCGCGACGACCAGCCGAGTTTCACAACGCCATTCATCAACTATCTACTGATTGCCCTGAATACGCTTGTGTTCTTATTCGAGGTTTCGCTCAGTCCGGCAACACGCAATGCTTTTGTTTTCCAGTTTGGAGTCGAGCCGATTCGCGTGCTCGCCGGACTCGGCTTGGCAGCCGCGCATGTGCCCGATCCTTCTGCGCTGCCGCTGTTCACATCCATGTTCCTGCATGCCTCATGGCTGCATCTAATCGGCAATATGTGGGTGCTCTGGATCTTTGGCGACAACATCGAAGACACCCTCGGTCACTTTGGATATATGGTGTTTTATCTCGTCAGCGGGTTAGCAGCTTCGCTGCTGCACATTTTCCTGAATCCCAATTCGACGGTCCCCAGCGTGGGTGCCAGCGGCGCGATCGCCGGCGTGATGGGCGCCTACTTCCTTCTATTTCCTGCCGCCCGCGTCTTAACGCTCGTGCCCCTAATTATCTTTTTCACCTTTGTGTGGCTGCCGGCCTGGATCGTTTTGGGATACTGGTTTGTGCTCCAGTTCCTAAGCGGCGCTGCCACTGCGATCGCATATTCAAGCGGTACTCGCGGCGGCGGTGGAATCGCGTTTTGGGCTCACGTGGGGGGATTCGTGGCTGGAATAGTGATGATTAAACTCCTGCCTAAACGAGTCCGTCAGAGATCTCGATACTCATATTAG
- a CDS encoding ABC transporter permease produces the protein MDTLIQDLRIGIRQLRRTPAFAVVAILTLALGIGANTAIFSVMDAVLMRALPGLNPDRLVYLHYQDQPERTSQTGYDDASIAQPVFEQLRQDHRIFSELMAFVPLSAGKIGIRFGDDLQQGRGDMVSGNFFSGLGVRPALGRTFILEDEKNHTQSAVLSYAYWTTRFNRDTQVLGQTLYVKAVPFTIVGIAAPGFTGLERKTAVDVWVPFQDRPDLKPWGASPQEKVSMYGSPDWFFLMMIGRLNPGITTQQALAQINGEYRNIIEQTVGKQTKPEHKIDLYFTPARGIEGLNSEYKQPLYMLMSMVALILVIACGNVAMLLVARNTSRSREFSVRVALGGSRGQILRQLLIESAVLVAAGALLGWIFARWATDALAKWSELQASLAPDRIVLLFTVAISAAAALLFGLAPLRSATSAPVALALKSSALSSQHDKEKVRSGRFVVALQMSLCLVLLVGAGLLLRTLQNLRHANLGFRASGLLVFGIDPPTNIRGDQQVAQFYTSLLERLKTIPAVESATIMGNRIGSGWSNNTGVHVDGADPTPGKFPAVRWNPVGPDYFHVLGAPLRLGRNISVSDTATSPRVAIVNQTFVDRYLANRSPLGHQIALETYGDKFGEPYAIVGVVPDLKYTAVRERARPMAWIPYTQFPGASTMQVELRAKGNPASLLDDARQIVREFGSDIPLLQPMTQMEQLQESYSSEQLFSRLAVFFGALAAFLVAIGLYGTLAYRVSRRTAEIGVRMALGAQRKQVLWMILRESLIMAAVGIGLGLPLAFAGARLLKSMLFGLSPSDPLTFFFALCGMAAVALVSALLPASRASSVDPMVALRYE, from the coding sequence ATGGATACGCTCATTCAGGATCTCCGTATCGGAATCCGGCAACTGCGCCGGACACCCGCCTTTGCCGTAGTCGCGATTTTGACGCTGGCTCTTGGAATCGGAGCCAACACCGCGATCTTCAGCGTGATGGACGCAGTTCTCATGCGCGCACTGCCGGGATTAAACCCTGATCGGCTCGTATATCTCCACTATCAGGATCAGCCTGAGCGCACCTCGCAAACCGGCTACGACGACGCTTCCATAGCGCAGCCGGTGTTCGAGCAGTTGCGCCAGGATCACCGTATCTTCAGTGAGCTGATGGCTTTTGTTCCTCTGTCGGCGGGCAAGATAGGAATTCGCTTTGGGGACGATCTTCAGCAGGGCCGCGGTGACATGGTGAGCGGAAACTTCTTCTCCGGGCTGGGGGTTCGTCCCGCCCTCGGGCGAACGTTCATCCTGGAGGACGAAAAGAATCACACGCAAAGCGCCGTCCTGAGCTACGCGTACTGGACGACGCGCTTTAATCGCGACACGCAGGTGCTCGGGCAAACCCTATATGTAAAGGCAGTTCCCTTCACCATCGTCGGCATCGCTGCTCCAGGATTTACCGGCCTGGAGCGCAAAACCGCCGTCGACGTCTGGGTCCCATTTCAGGACCGTCCGGACCTCAAGCCCTGGGGAGCTTCGCCTCAGGAAAAAGTGTCGATGTATGGCAGCCCCGATTGGTTCTTCCTGATGATGATTGGACGGCTCAATCCGGGAATTACCACGCAACAGGCACTCGCGCAGATCAATGGTGAGTATCGCAACATCATCGAGCAGACAGTCGGTAAGCAGACGAAGCCTGAGCACAAGATCGACCTTTACTTCACTCCCGCGCGAGGCATCGAAGGCCTTAACAGCGAATACAAGCAGCCGCTTTATATGCTGATGAGCATGGTAGCGCTGATCCTGGTGATCGCTTGCGGGAACGTTGCGATGCTTCTCGTCGCGCGGAACACTTCCAGGAGCCGCGAATTCAGTGTGCGGGTGGCGCTCGGCGGCAGCCGTGGACAGATCCTGCGTCAATTGCTGATTGAAAGCGCCGTGCTGGTAGCAGCAGGGGCGCTGCTCGGATGGATCTTTGCGAGGTGGGCAACCGATGCCCTTGCGAAATGGTCGGAATTACAAGCAAGTCTCGCTCCTGATCGAATAGTTCTGCTGTTCACCGTGGCTATTTCAGCTGCTGCAGCCTTGCTATTCGGACTGGCGCCGCTCCGCAGCGCCACCAGCGCACCTGTGGCTTTGGCGCTTAAGAGCTCCGCACTTTCATCGCAACACGACAAAGAAAAGGTGCGTAGCGGAAGGTTCGTGGTTGCTCTACAGATGTCACTATGTCTCGTGCTCCTCGTGGGAGCCGGGTTGCTGTTGCGCACCTTGCAAAACTTACGTCATGCCAATCTGGGGTTCCGCGCTTCAGGTTTGCTGGTCTTCGGAATCGATCCGCCGACAAACATCAGGGGGGATCAGCAGGTCGCGCAGTTTTATACCAGCCTACTCGAGCGCCTGAAGACGATTCCGGCAGTGGAATCTGCGACCATCATGGGAAACCGCATTGGCTCAGGCTGGAGCAACAACACGGGCGTGCACGTGGATGGAGCCGATCCAACGCCTGGAAAATTTCCAGCCGTGCGATGGAACCCTGTAGGTCCAGACTACTTTCACGTCCTCGGGGCACCACTTCGATTAGGACGAAATATCAGCGTGTCTGATACTGCGACTTCGCCTCGAGTTGCAATCGTGAACCAGACGTTTGTGGATCGCTATCTCGCTAACCGCAGCCCTCTCGGACACCAGATCGCCCTTGAGACTTACGGCGACAAATTCGGAGAACCTTACGCGATCGTCGGTGTGGTTCCCGATTTGAAATATACAGCAGTGCGAGAGCGCGCCAGGCCCATGGCGTGGATTCCGTATACACAGTTTCCCGGTGCCTCAACCATGCAGGTGGAGTTACGCGCCAAAGGGAATCCGGCTTCGCTCCTGGACGATGCTCGCCAGATTGTGCGGGAGTTCGGCTCCGATATCCCACTTTTGCAACCGATGACTCAGATGGAGCAACTGCAGGAGTCGTACTCCAGCGAGCAACTGTTCTCTCGGCTGGCGGTCTTCTTCGGCGCGCTCGCAGCGTTTCTGGTTGCGATTGGACTCTACGGAACGCTTGCGTATCGCGTGAGCCGCCGCACGGCAGAGATTGGTGTGCGGATGGCTCTGGGTGCGCAGAGAAAGCAAGTGCTTTGGATGATCTTGCGCGAGAGCCTGATCATGGCGGCGGTCGGGATTGGCCTCGGGCTTCCACTGGCATTCGCCGGAGCGCGACTGCTCAAATCGATGTTGTTTGGTCTGAGCCCATCTGATCCGTTGACTTTTTTCTTCGCGCTGTGTGGCATGGCGGCGGTTGCTTTAGTTTCAGCTTTGCTGCCGGCAAGTCGGGCATCATCGGTGGACCCGATGGTGGCGCTGAGGTATGAATAG
- the folE gene encoding GTP cyclohydrolase I FolE — protein sequence MKGDRVKGSAAKRVMTMPKTTLQEKDQAEAALEKAYLEVIERIGEDPDRDGLKRTPERMAKAIRFLTRGYQEDPAQLLRGALFEVDYDEMVIVKDIEMFSLCEHHMLPFFGKVHVAYLPKGKVIGLSKIPRLVDVFARRLQVQERLTKQIAEAIQDAIDPIGVGVVIEARHLCMMMRGVEKQHSATVTSSMLGAFRNEHETREEFLSLIRSGKPNGF from the coding sequence ATGAAGGGAGATCGAGTGAAAGGCAGTGCAGCAAAGCGCGTAATGACCATGCCGAAGACGACACTGCAGGAAAAAGATCAAGCGGAAGCCGCTCTCGAGAAAGCTTATCTCGAAGTAATCGAGAGAATCGGGGAAGATCCGGATCGCGACGGCCTCAAGCGAACTCCTGAGCGCATGGCAAAGGCCATTCGGTTCCTCACTCGCGGCTACCAGGAAGATCCTGCGCAGCTTCTTCGCGGAGCTCTTTTCGAAGTCGACTATGACGAGATGGTCATCGTCAAAGACATCGAAATGTTTAGCCTTTGTGAGCACCACATGCTGCCGTTTTTCGGCAAGGTGCACGTTGCGTACCTGCCCAAAGGAAAGGTGATTGGGCTCAGCAAGATTCCACGGTTAGTGGATGTATTCGCCCGTCGCCTCCAAGTTCAGGAGAGGCTCACCAAGCAAATTGCGGAAGCCATTCAGGACGCCATCGATCCCATCGGCGTAGGCGTTGTGATCGAAGCGCGCCATCTTTGCATGATGATGCGGGGAGTCGAGAAGCAGCACTCAGCTACGGTTACGTCGTCTATGCTGGGCGCTTTTCGCAACGAACATGAAACGCGAGAGGAATTCTTGTCGTTGATCCGGTCGGGCAAGCCCAACGGCTTCTAA
- a CDS encoding 6-pyruvoyl tetrahydrobiopterin synthase translates to MKVHLTRRYKFSASHRLHSPHFNDAENREMYGKCNNPYGHGHNYKVEITVSGQPDPETGMICNLADLDGFVDTVVMPMFEFSNLNQLDKFRNLVPTTENLSRELFHLFRDHFKLAIVEKVRIEETMMNSFEYAGGRQLGPAAVPKRVEG, encoded by the coding sequence ATGAAGGTCCATCTCACAAGGCGGTACAAGTTCTCAGCCTCTCACCGGCTGCATTCGCCTCATTTCAACGACGCTGAGAACCGCGAGATGTATGGCAAATGCAACAATCCATATGGTCACGGTCACAACTATAAGGTCGAGATCACGGTCAGCGGGCAACCTGATCCGGAAACAGGAATGATCTGCAATCTGGCCGATCTGGATGGCTTCGTTGATACGGTCGTTATGCCGATGTTCGAGTTCAGCAATCTCAACCAGTTAGATAAATTTCGGAACCTCGTGCCTACTACTGAGAATCTTTCGCGTGAGTTGTTTCATCTCTTTCGCGATCACTTCAAGCTGGCCATCGTTGAGAAGGTCCGGATTGAAGAAACGATGATGAATTCTTTTGAGTACGCAGGCGGCCGGCAACTTGGCCCGGCTGCAGTTCCAAAACGGGTAGAAGGATGA
- a CDS encoding 6-pyruvoyl tetrahydrobiopterin synthase, which translates to MVYLTRKAEFSASHFYHNPKLSPEENQRIFGKCNNPHGHGHNYTLEVTVAGEVDERSGFVMDLKKLKDLMNHEVIDDLDHRHLNKEVPEFRDKIPTTENLAIVIWNRLAGKLNGAKLHRVRLYETDDLFVDIYGEP; encoded by the coding sequence ATGGTCTATCTCACGCGGAAGGCTGAGTTTTCCGCCTCGCACTTCTATCACAATCCCAAATTGTCACCGGAAGAAAACCAGCGCATCTTCGGCAAGTGCAACAATCCGCATGGGCACGGCCACAATTACACGCTGGAAGTCACTGTGGCTGGTGAGGTTGACGAGCGCTCCGGCTTCGTCATGGACCTCAAGAAGCTTAAAGACCTCATGAACCATGAAGTGATCGACGACCTCGACCATCGGCACCTGAATAAGGAAGTTCCCGAGTTTCGCGACAAGATTCCCACCACCGAAAATCTTGCGATCGTCATCTGGAACCGCCTGGCGGGAAAGCTGAACGGAGCCAAACTGCATCGGGTGCGCCTTTACGAAACGGACGACCTCTTCGTGGACATCTACGGTGAACCATGA
- a CDS encoding TlpA family protein disulfide reductase: protein MVLQGCDRGARPELVGHSAPDFTVSDSQRTLSLHDYKGQVVVLNFWASWCAPCIEEMPSLIQMQHNMRDRVTVLAVATDHDPDMYRKFIRDHNVDLITVNDPAQKSSDTYGTSGWPETYIIDRKGIVRRKFIGPVEWTSPAIVAYLEGLRTES, encoded by the coding sequence ATGGTGTTGCAGGGATGCGACCGGGGTGCGCGGCCAGAGCTCGTTGGTCATTCAGCGCCCGATTTTACGGTTTCAGATTCGCAGCGGACTCTATCGCTGCATGACTACAAGGGGCAAGTTGTTGTCCTGAATTTCTGGGCGAGCTGGTGCGCTCCCTGCATCGAGGAGATGCCGTCGCTGATCCAGATGCAGCACAACATGCGCGATCGCGTGACCGTTCTGGCGGTGGCTACCGACCACGATCCAGATATGTACAGGAAGTTCATTCGGGATCACAATGTTGACCTGATTACAGTCAACGATCCCGCTCAGAAGAGTAGCGACACGTATGGGACCTCCGGCTGGCCGGAGACATACATCATCGACCGCAAAGGTATAGTCCGGCGCAAGTTTATTGGGCCGGTCGAGTGGACTAGTCCTGCTATTGTGGCGTATCTCGAGGGATTGCGGACGGAATCCTAA
- a CDS encoding copper-transporting ATPase produces MQNELKTTPGSVVDPVCGMQVDPAHARAIREHGGNHYFFCCTSCAERFSADPEKYLKASTQPSRELVQLGTTSPHVSKQPTRQEVAKPPTSPKYFCPMDPEVIFTKPASCPKCGMALEPELLSATTTEYVCPMHPEVLSNRSGVCPICGMALEPRIAVGAAEEDDDELRSMRLRFWVGLALTIPLLVISMGGMLRSGGLHEFDMTRASAWLQLALAAPVVLWGGAPFFERGWNSIRSRNLNMFTLIAMGTGVAFLYSLVVTILPRGLLARIAQGIGRADLYFEVSASITVLVLLGQVMELRARKETSGAIRALLDLSPKTAHRIQESGKDIDVPVADIILGDRLRIRPGEKVPVDGRVVEGKSSVDESMVTGESLPAFKQPGGQIIGGTLNGTGSLLMVAERVGSETLLAQIVAMVASAQRSRAPIQRLADQVAAIFVPAVIVCAAAAFLGWFFFGPEPRFAHALVSAVAVLIIACPCALGLATPMAIMVGTGEGARHGVLVRDARALEAMEKIDTLIVDKTGTLTLGRPEVTDVKVFGNVSEKDVLQAVASVESQSEHPIAGAILRAAQSFGLSLLPVSDFESETGNGITATLTATARRLRLVIGSAEQMRRAGVDVSSAESVALQLRTQAKTVLFASMNGELSALIAVADPIRGSTPDVVKELSAQRVHVIMATGDNRTTAEAVARQVAVGEIQAEVTPEGKAELVRDQQSRGRRVAMAGDGINDAPALAQADVGIAMGTGTDVALESADIALVKGDLRGILRARRLSKAVMRNIRQNLFFAFIYNAAGIPLAAGALYPVFHMTLNPIFAAAAMSLSSVSVITNSLRLRRISL; encoded by the coding sequence ATGCAGAACGAACTGAAAACTACGCCCGGCTCGGTGGTCGATCCCGTGTGCGGGATGCAGGTTGATCCTGCGCATGCCCGTGCGATTAGGGAGCACGGGGGCAATCACTATTTTTTTTGCTGCACCTCATGCGCAGAGCGATTCAGTGCTGATCCAGAAAAATATCTCAAAGCGTCGACACAGCCTTCCAGGGAATTGGTTCAGTTAGGCACAACGTCACCTCATGTCAGTAAGCAGCCCACGAGGCAGGAGGTAGCTAAACCCCCGACGTCACCCAAATATTTTTGCCCCATGGATCCGGAGGTCATTTTTACGAAACCGGCTTCGTGTCCCAAATGCGGAATGGCTCTGGAGCCGGAGCTGCTGAGCGCCACAACAACCGAGTACGTGTGCCCAATGCATCCGGAGGTTCTCTCCAACCGGTCCGGAGTCTGTCCGATCTGTGGCATGGCGCTTGAGCCACGCATTGCAGTAGGCGCAGCGGAGGAAGACGATGACGAGCTGCGCAGCATGCGCTTGCGTTTTTGGGTTGGCCTCGCTCTTACCATTCCTTTGCTCGTGATCAGCATGGGCGGCATGCTGAGGTCGGGCGGGCTGCATGAGTTCGATATGACGCGGGCTTCAGCATGGCTTCAGCTCGCCCTCGCAGCCCCCGTTGTTCTTTGGGGAGGCGCTCCTTTTTTTGAAAGAGGATGGAATTCCATCCGCAGTCGCAATCTCAACATGTTCACCCTGATTGCGATGGGTACGGGTGTCGCATTCCTCTACAGCCTCGTCGTGACGATTCTGCCTCGGGGGCTGCTGGCCAGAATCGCTCAAGGCATCGGACGCGCGGATCTCTACTTCGAGGTCAGCGCATCCATTACTGTCCTGGTTCTTCTCGGACAAGTCATGGAGCTACGCGCGCGCAAGGAGACCAGCGGTGCGATTCGCGCTCTCCTGGACCTGTCACCAAAGACTGCCCACAGAATTCAAGAATCGGGGAAAGACATTGATGTTCCAGTCGCGGACATTATCTTGGGCGATAGACTGCGTATTCGTCCTGGCGAAAAGGTACCCGTTGATGGGCGCGTAGTAGAAGGGAAGAGCAGTGTCGATGAATCGATGGTTACTGGTGAATCCCTGCCGGCGTTTAAGCAGCCAGGCGGCCAGATAATCGGTGGCACTCTGAACGGCACTGGATCGCTACTGATGGTTGCCGAGCGTGTGGGCAGCGAGACATTATTGGCGCAGATCGTAGCGATGGTTGCCTCGGCACAGCGCAGCCGCGCGCCGATTCAGCGTCTTGCTGATCAGGTAGCTGCCATTTTTGTCCCGGCAGTAATTGTGTGCGCCGCCGCCGCGTTTTTGGGTTGGTTCTTTTTTGGTCCGGAACCTCGCTTCGCTCATGCCTTGGTTAGCGCCGTGGCAGTACTCATCATCGCCTGTCCTTGTGCACTGGGATTAGCTACGCCGATGGCGATCATGGTTGGAACAGGAGAAGGCGCTCGTCACGGTGTGCTCGTGCGAGATGCGCGCGCGCTTGAGGCTATGGAGAAGATCGACACACTGATTGTTGACAAGACCGGAACTTTGACGCTGGGGAGGCCGGAAGTTACTGACGTTAAGGTCTTCGGCAACGTCTCCGAGAAAGACGTCTTGCAGGCGGTCGCCAGCGTGGAATCCCAAAGTGAACATCCGATTGCCGGTGCGATCCTGCGAGCTGCGCAATCGTTTGGATTGAGTCTGCTGCCGGTGTCGGACTTCGAGTCAGAAACTGGGAATGGGATTACGGCAACGTTGACTGCCACCGCTCGTCGCTTGCGGCTGGTAATTGGAAGCGCCGAACAAATGCGGAGAGCAGGTGTTGATGTGAGCTCTGCTGAAAGCGTGGCGCTACAACTGCGCACTCAGGCAAAAACCGTGCTATTTGCTTCGATGAATGGGGAACTCTCCGCACTGATTGCAGTAGCCGACCCAATCCGGGGGTCGACGCCAGATGTAGTGAAGGAACTGAGTGCGCAAAGAGTTCATGTCATCATGGCCACGGGCGACAATCGGACAACTGCCGAAGCCGTAGCTCGGCAGGTTGCCGTTGGGGAAATTCAGGCCGAAGTCACGCCTGAAGGTAAGGCTGAGCTCGTGCGCGATCAGCAATCGCGCGGCCGACGAGTGGCGATGGCTGGAGATGGCATCAATGACGCGCCTGCGCTGGCGCAGGCCGATGTTGGAATTGCGATGGGGACCGGTACCGATGTCGCTCTTGAGAGTGCCGATATTGCTTTGGTCAAGGGAGATTTGCGGGGCATCCTGCGGGCACGCCGGCTCAGTAAGGCGGTTATGCGCAACATTCGCCAGAATCTGTTCTTTGCTTTTATTTATAACGCGGCTGGGATCCCACTGGCTGCGGGGGCGCTTTACCCAGTATTTCACATGACGCTTAATCCGATCTTTGCCGCCGCTGCCATGAGTCTGAGTTCCGTTTCAGTGATTACGAATTCGCTAAGGCTGAGGCGGATATCGCTTTAG
- a CDS encoding EVE domain-containing protein — translation MNYLLKTEASAYSFADLEREQTTIWDGVTNPVAVRNLRNMKSGDQLVIYHTGDEKCAVGTASVVSVDPSDTKNPKVRIKAGKPISQPLSLGDIKQKKAFADSPLVRQGRLSVVPLSDEQYKLLTGS, via the coding sequence ATGAACTATCTGCTGAAAACCGAAGCTTCCGCTTACTCGTTTGCTGACCTTGAGCGCGAACAAACCACTATCTGGGACGGTGTGACCAATCCGGTCGCCGTAAGGAACCTTCGCAACATGAAGAGTGGCGACCAGTTGGTGATATATCACACGGGAGACGAGAAATGTGCCGTTGGAACTGCTTCAGTGGTCTCTGTCGATCCTTCCGATACGAAGAATCCCAAGGTAAGAATCAAAGCCGGCAAGCCAATCTCGCAACCTTTGAGCCTGGGAGACATCAAGCAGAAGAAAGCGTTTGCGGATTCGCCGCTGGTGCGGCAGGGCAGGCTGAGCGTAGTGCCACTCAGCGATGAGCAATACAAACTCCTGACTGGGTCATGA
- a CDS encoding sodium:solute symporter yields MGLNALDLALIAIYLLGITLFGIRFRSADRSLKSYFLADRNIPWWAISLSIVSAETSTLTVISIPGLAYDRDFGFLQIVLGYLIARVMICIIFIPQYFRGEFYTAYQLIHARFGARLHRFTAGLFLATRAAAEGVRVWAISIVVGIALSSIFAHFGITPEIRDIISVAIITLLTLVYTFEGGMSAVVWTDVVQMTIYVAGTIIGFFTILHLVPGGWSVVDHIAGSAGKFRIFDFSFSPSNSYSFWAGVIGGTFLTTSTHGTDQLMVQRLLATKNEGQAKLALLSSGIFIFTQFGLFLLVGASLFAFYKLFPPLTAFASSDRIFPTFIVNRMPHGISGILIAAILAAAMSNLSAALNSLSSTTVVDFYLRLRPQATEQRRVAISRFATVLWGIVLFGLALLSRHGGRVVEIGLTIISVAYGSLLGVFLLGILTRRATENGAIAGMVCGLAINLYLWLGAAHFASWTGLRISYTWLVAIGTVVTFVVGYSVSAVTSPSLQRVRA; encoded by the coding sequence ATGGGACTGAACGCCCTCGACCTCGCCCTGATCGCGATCTACCTCCTTGGCATTACGCTATTTGGAATTCGCTTTCGTTCTGCCGACCGTTCGCTCAAAAGCTACTTTCTGGCGGACCGCAATATCCCCTGGTGGGCGATCTCGCTGTCGATAGTTTCTGCTGAAACCAGTACGTTGACTGTGATCAGCATTCCTGGCCTGGCATACGACCGCGACTTTGGCTTCCTGCAAATTGTGCTCGGCTATCTTATCGCGCGGGTGATGATTTGCATTATCTTCATACCCCAATACTTTCGGGGAGAGTTCTACACTGCTTATCAGCTCATCCACGCGCGTTTTGGAGCTCGCCTGCATCGCTTTACTGCCGGACTCTTCCTGGCGACGCGCGCAGCGGCGGAAGGCGTCCGCGTCTGGGCAATTTCTATCGTTGTCGGCATCGCACTCAGCAGTATCTTTGCCCATTTCGGGATCACGCCGGAAATTCGGGATATTATTTCCGTCGCAATTATTACGCTGCTGACGCTGGTCTACACGTTCGAGGGAGGCATGTCGGCGGTAGTTTGGACCGACGTAGTGCAGATGACCATCTACGTCGCCGGCACCATCATCGGATTCTTCACCATCCTGCATTTGGTACCTGGAGGCTGGAGCGTCGTAGATCACATCGCAGGCAGCGCTGGCAAGTTTCGTATCTTCGATTTCAGCTTCAGTCCCTCGAACAGCTACAGCTTCTGGGCCGGAGTGATAGGCGGCACTTTCCTGACAACCTCCACCCACGGCACGGACCAGTTGATGGTGCAGCGCTTGTTGGCAACGAAGAACGAGGGCCAGGCAAAGCTCGCTTTGTTGTCGAGCGGTATCTTCATCTTCACTCAGTTTGGACTTTTTTTATTAGTCGGTGCTTCCCTATTTGCTTTCTACAAGCTCTTTCCTCCTTTGACCGCATTTGCCAGCTCCGACCGTATTTTTCCGACATTCATTGTCAACCGCATGCCACACGGAATCTCTGGAATCCTGATCGCCGCGATCCTGGCTGCTGCAATGTCGAACTTGAGCGCAGCTTTGAACTCGCTTTCTTCGACAACGGTCGTGGATTTCTACTTGCGTCTTCGTCCACAGGCAACTGAACAACGCCGCGTTGCCATTTCCCGTTTTGCAACTGTGCTTTGGGGAATCGTGCTGTTTGGCCTCGCGTTGCTGTCCAGGCACGGAGGGCGCGTGGTTGAAATTGGCCTGACGATCATTTCCGTGGCTTACGGTTCGCTGCTCGGAGTCTTTCTGCTTGGCATTCTCACGCGCCGTGCTACCGAGAATGGAGCGATTGCCGGCATGGTATGCGGACTGGCAATCAATCTATACCTCTGGCTGGGCGCAGCTCACTTTGCGAGTTGGACCGGCTTGCGCATCTCTTATACATGGCTAGTAGCTATTGGAACGGTGGTGACATTCGTTGTCGGATATTCAGTGAGTGCCGTTACATCGCCATCGCTGCAGAGAGTCCGTGCTTAG